In the genome of Pempheris klunzingeri isolate RE-2024b chromosome 3, fPemKlu1.hap1, whole genome shotgun sequence, one region contains:
- the ern2 gene encoding serine/threonine-protein kinase/endoribonuclease IRE1 yields MKRSVSWVMGALGRLLLSLLLLSWEGKLFQVGGVRSVTLPESLLFVSTLDGSLHAVSKQSGEIKWTLREDPIIQVPVYLTEPGFLPDPNDGSLYVLGGKHKEGLMKLPFTIPELVQSAPCRSSDGILYTGKKQDVWFVVDPETGEKQTSLTTSSSESICPNTPLLYIGRTEYVVTMFDTKTQELRWNATYNDYSAPPYDEKQDYKMAHLVSSGDGLVVTVDRETGDVLWSQNYGSPVVGVYLYSGDSLRHAPHLSLAMETLRFLTFSSANDQADAHSTLKWSYQFVKEQASAQTELVPTLYVGKLDSHLYASTSLVHHGVSLVPRGLTLARIDGPVTAGVTVRERGECEITPSTDVRYPPGSTNSRKNHWLLIGHHELPPVAHTTMLRDFPVSLQRSSEAVIPPRPSASPASYYHQRYFQTVAGSHSDTNANRGGIDGRTSERAQRPATVLPVYITQDRLTLVVLTLLLGGWLAFALTYPIRAAQQLKAQRQLEEAFESRLQRMQTNMLTNVPTVTLVSSDTTLSTDTHLSSDSQPASADPPPSPHTPSSSTSNVDKNGTAGHKPTAEGNSEEVQVGKISFSPSEVLGHGTAGTFVFRGQFDGRHVAVKRILPECFEVAEREVQLLRESDTHPNVIRYFCTERDRLFTYIAIELCAATLQQYVEDPSCFPELNPLTLLEQTMCGLSHLHSLNIVHRDLKPRNILLSGPSALGRVRALISDFGLCKKIPDGRTSFSLRSGIPGTEGWIAPEVLRDTPGNKPTAAVDVFSAGCVFYYVISRGQHPFGDTLRRQVNILSGEYSLSHFMEDMHDDVIAQDLIEQMICAEALHRPSTACVLKHPFFWTPEKQLLFFQDVSDRIEKEPADSPIVVKLETAGRAVVRTNWRMHISVPLQTDLRRFRTYKGNSVRDLLRAMRNKKHHYHELPPEVQETLGELPEGFVSYFTSRFPRLLMHTHAALHICAHERLFHPYYLSPSTK; encoded by the exons ATGAAACGAAGTGTTTCGTGGGTAATGGGGGCTCTGGGACGCCTGCTCCTGTCTCTTCTCCTGCTGTCCTGGGAAGGCAAACTTTTTCAG GTTGGAGGGGTCAGATCGGTCACCCTCCCAGAATCCCTGCTGTTCGTCTCGACACTGGATGGCAGTCTGCATGCTGTGTCCAAACAGTCAGGAGAGATCAAGTGGACCCTGAGAGAAG ACCCCATTATTCAAGTACCTGTTTACCTCACAGA GCCGGGTTTTCTCCCAGACCCCAACGATGGCAGTTTGTATGTCCTGGGCGGCAAGCATAAGGAAGGCCTGATG AAACTGCCGTTCACCATCCCAGAGCTGGTTCAGTCAGCTCCCTGCAGGAGCTCTGACGGTATACTCTATACag GCAAAAAGCAGGATGTGTGGTTCGTGGTGGATCCAGAAACAGGCGAGAAACAAACCAGTTTAACCACCTCATCCTCTGAATCCATCTGCCCCAACACTCCTCTCCTTTACATTGGACGCACAG AATACGTGGTCACCATGTTTGACACCAAGACACAGGAGCTCCGGTGGAACGCTACATACAATGATTACTCTGCTCCACCTTACGATGAGAAACAAGACTACA AGATGGCTCACCTTGTGTCGAGTGGTGATGGTCTCGTTGTGACAgttgacagagagacag GTGACGTCTTGTGGAGTCAGAACTACGGCTCGCCCGTCGTAGGGGTCTACCTGTACTCTGGAGACTCACTTAGACACGCCCCCCACCTGTCCCTCGCCATGGAAACACTTCGGTTCCTCACCTTTTCCTCTGCCAACGACCAGGCAGATGCACACTCCACATTGAAGTGGAGCTATCAGTTTGTGAAGGAGCAAGCCAGTGCACAAACAGAACTTGT GCCCACCCTATATGTAGGAAAACTGGACTCCCACCTCTATGCCTCCACTTCTCTTGTCCACCACGGAGTCTCGTTAGTG CCTCGGGGACTTACTTTGGCTCGAATCGATGGTCCAGTGACGGCTGGAGTGACGGTCAGAGAGCGAGGGGAGTGTGAGATCACACCGTCCACCGATGTGCGCTATCCACCAGGGAGCACAAACAGCCGGAAAAACCACTGGCTGCtaatag GCCACCACGAGCTCCCTCCAGTGGCTCACACCACCATGCTGAGGGATTTCCCAGTCAGCCTGCAGCGGTCTAGTGAGGCAGTCATCCCCCCTCGACCTTCTGCCTCCCCCGCCTCCTACTACCACCAGCGCTAT TTCCAGACAGTTGCTGGCAGCCATAGCGACACTAATGCTAATAGAGGAGGGATTGATGGAAGGACATCAGAGCGGGCCCAAAGACCGGCCACCGTGCTGCCTGTCTACATCACTCAGGACCGCCTCACTCTGGTCGTTCTGACGCTGCTGCTGGGAGGATGGCTGGCCTTCGCACTCACGTACCCCATT cGGGCAGCCCAGCAGCTGAAAGCTCAAAGGCAACTGGAGGAGGCTTTTGAGTCTCGCCTTCAGCGCATGCAGACCAACATGCTGACCAACGTGCCAACAGTGaccttggtttcatcagacacAACCCTTTCTACTGACACACACCTCTCCAGTG ACTCGCAACCTGCATCTGCTGACCCTCCACCCAGTCCTCACACTCcaagcagcagcacctcaaaTGTCGATAAAAATGGCACCGCTGGGCACAAACCCACAGCAG AGGGAAACAGCGAGGAGGTGCAGGTGGGAAAAatttccttctctccatctgagGTGCTTGGACACGGCACAGCGGGAACTTTTGTCTTCAG GGGCCAGTTTGATGGACGCCATGTGGCAGTGAAGCGGATACTACCGGAGTGTTTTGAGGTAGCAGAACGCGAGGTGCAGCTCCTCAGAGAGTCTGACACACACCCGAACGTCATCCGATATttctgcacagagagagaccgCCTCTTCACTTACATCGCCATCGAGCTGTGCGCTGCAACTCTGCAACAG TATGTTGAGGATCCATCTTGCTTTCCTGAGCTGAATCCTTTAACTCTGCTGGAACAGACCATGTGTGGCCTGTCACACCTCCACTCGCTCAACATag TCCATCGTGACCTGAAGCCCAGAAACATCCTCCTTTCTGGTCCCAGTGCGCTGGGTCGGGTCCGAGCTCTGATCTCAGACTTTGGACTCTGTAAGAAGATCCCAGATGGTCGGACCAGCTTCTCGTTGCGTTCAGGAATACCAGGAACTGAAGGCTGGATAGCTCCCGAAGTACTGCGGGATACTCCTGGCAACAAACCA ACGGCAGCGGTGGACGTGTTCTCAGCAGGTTGTGTGTTCTACTATGTGATCAGCAGGGGGCAGCATCCTTTTGGTGATACATTGAGACGACAGGTTAACATCCTGTCAGGAGAATATTCACTCTCGCATTTTATGGAGGATATGCACG ATGATGTCATAGCACAGGATCTGATTGAGCAGATGATCTGTGCCGAGGCTCTCCACCGCCCCTCCACCGCCTGTGTGCTCAAACATCCGTTCTTCTGGACCCCCGAGAAGCAGCTGCTCTTTTTCCAG gaCGTGAGTGACCGCATAGAGAAGGAACCAGCAGACAGTCCGATTGTGGTCAAACTGGAAACTGCAGGGAGAGCAGTGGTTCGAACCAACTGGAGGATGCATATCTCTGTACCCCTTCagacag ACCTGAGGCGGTTCAGGACATATAAAGGAAACTCAGTCAGAGATCTGCTGAGAGCTATGAGGAATAAG AAGCATCACTACCACGAGTTGCCACCAGAGGTGCAGGAGACTCTCGGCGAGCTGCCCGAGGGCTTCGTCAGCTACTTCACCTCACGGTTTCCACGGTtactgatgcacacacatgctgctctcCACATCTGCGCCCATGAGAGACTGTTTCACCCCTACTATCTGTCCCCCAGCACGAAATAA